From the genome of Erinaceus europaeus unplaced genomic scaffold, mEriEur2.1 scaffold_420, whole genome shotgun sequence, one region includes:
- the LOC107522676 gene encoding zinc finger protein 271-like, with the protein MSSCSRDLTVHQRIHTVEKPYECKECKKRFSRQKHLKEHQRIHTGEKPYECQECRKSFSRSGHLLIHQRIHTGEKPYKCKYCQKTFSQHCHLKSHERVHTGEKPYECKERNRSFSLNKHLMKHQRTHIGEKPYECQECKKAFTSHDGLKLHQRTHTGERPYECTECKKAFSSHRCLKWHQRTHTGERPYECTECKKSFYYKENLIVHQKAHTGERPYECQECRKTFSALASLKVHQRIHTGEKPYECEECRKTFPYKNSLVHHQRTHTGEKPYECQECKKRFSCKKTLVIHQRMHTGEKPYECQECQKAFSQQRLLKVHQRIHTGEKPYECQECRKTFSHLRSLKVHERTHTGEKP; encoded by the coding sequence ATGTCTTCTTGCTCTAGAGACCTCACTGTACACCAGAGAATTCACACAGTGGAGAAACCCTATGAGTGTAAAGAATGTAAAAAAAGATTCTCAAGGCAGAAACACCTGAAAGAGCATCAGAGAATCCACACAggggagaagccctatgaatgtcaAGAATGTAGGAAAAGTTTCTCCCGTTCTGGACACCTCCTCATCCATCAGAGAATACACACgggagagaaaccctataaatgtaaaTATTGTCAAAAAACTTTCTCCCAACATTGCCATCTAAAATCACATGAGAGAGTTCACacaggagagaaaccctatgaatgtaaagaaCGCAACAGATCTTTTTCTCTCAATAAACACCTCATGAAACACCAGAGAACACACAttggagagaaaccttatgaatgtcaAGAATGTAAGAAAGCTTTCACGTCCCATGACGGTCTGAAATTGCACCAGAGAACCCACACAGGAGAGAGACCGTATGAATGTACAGAATGTAAGAAAGCTTTCTCATCACATAGATGTCTGAAATGGCATCAGAGAACCCACACAGGAGAGAGACCGTATGAATGTACAGAATGCAAGAAATCTTTTTATTACAAAGAAAACCTCATTGTACACCAGAAAGCACACACTGGAGAGAGACCTTATGAATGTCAGGAATGTAGGAAGACGTTCTCAGCACTTGCAAGTCTGAAAGTGCATCAGAGAATCCACacaggagagaaaccctatgagtgtGAGGAATGCAGGAAAACTTTTCCATACAAGAACAGCCTCGTCCACCACCAGAGAACGCACACTGGAGAGAAGCCTTATGAATGTCAAGAATGCAAGAAAAGATTTTCTTGTAAGAAAACCCTCGTCATACATCAGAGAATgcacactggagagaaaccctacgaATGTCAAGAATGTCAGAAAGCATTCTCACAACAGAGACTTCTGAAAGTGCACCAGAGAATCCACacaggagagaaaccctatgaatgtcaaGAATGTAGGAAAACTTTCTCTCATCTCAGAAGTCTGAAAGTTCACGAGAGAACCCACACAGGAGAAAAACCCTAG
- the LOC103116113 gene encoding zinc finger protein 420-like, with protein sequence MVSFEDVAVMFTGEEWQHLEDDQRSLYRDVMLETYSILASVGLCITKPEMIINLECGIEPWNISEPLMHSLSGEKPLKCKEQTNRTNFSQTCRKKAHEKSHTGVKLFECKECRKTFSRHGSLKLHQRVHTGEKPYECKECRKAFSQHGSLKRHQSIHTGEKPYECKECRKTFSCNSNLIRHQSIHSGEKPFECKECRRTFSHHLSLKHHQCVHTGEKPYECKHCGKTFSQHGSLKRHQTVHTGEKPYECKECRKTFSYHGNLKVHQRTHTGEKPYECKECRKTFPCTSYLIRHQSMHRGEKPYECKECRKTFSHHGTLKRHERIHTGEKPYECKECSKTFSQYGSLKEHQRTHRREKPYECSECRKTFSWRGSLKAHQRTHTGEKPYECKECLKTFSRLGSLKWHQKIHTGEKPYECTECKKTFSLPGILKVHQAIHKEMKSYECKECRKTFPCNSYLVRHQSIHSVEKSYECKECRKTFSHHGTLKRHQSIHTGEKPYECKECSKTFSRQEYLKEHQITHRGEKPYECSECRKTFSWRGSLKAHQRTHTGVKPYECKECLKTFTRHGSLKWHQKIHTREKTYVMLRNQEDIFLQLNLHQIQ encoded by the exons ATGGTGTCCTTTGAGGACGTGGCTGTGATGTTTACCGGGGAGGAGTGGCAGCATCTGGAGGATGATCAGAGGAGCCTGTACAGAGATGTGATGCTGGAGACATACAGTATCCTGGCCTCAGTGG GGCTTTGTATTACCAAACCAGAGATGATCATCAATTTGGAGTGTGGAATAGAGCCATGGAATATAAGTGAACCTCTCATGCACAGTCTGTCAG GTGAGAAACCTCTCAAAtgtaaagaacaaacaaacagaacaaacTTCTCCCAGACATGCAGAAAAAAAGCTCATGAGAAAAGTCACACAGGAGTGAAACTCTTTGAATGTAAAGAATGCAGGAAAACTTTctccaggcatggaagtctgaaACTCCATCAGAGAGTCCACAccggagagaaaccctatgagtgtAAAGAATGCAGAAAAGCTTTTTCCCAGCATGGAAGTCTGAAACGACATCAGAGTATCCACacgggagagaagccctatgaatgtaaagaaTGCAGAAAAACCTTTTCCTGCAACAGTAACCTCATTAGACACCAGagtattcacagtggagagaaaccctttgAATGTAAAGAATGTAGGAGAACTTTCTCCCATCATCTCAGTCTGAAACACCATCAGTGTGTCCACAcaggagagaaaccttatgaatgtaaacactGTGGGAAAACCTTTTCCCAGCATGGATCTCTGAAACGACATCAGACTGTCCACACAGGAGAGAAACCCTACGAATGTAAGGAATGTAGGAAAACGTTTTCCTATCATGGAAATCTGAAAGTGCATCAGAGAACTCACACGGGAGAGAAACCCTACGAGTGTAAAGAATGCAGGAAGACTTTTCCTTGCACGAGTTACCTCATCAGACACCAGAGTATGCACAGGGGAGAGAAACCCTACGAGTGCAAAGAATGCAGGAAAACTTTCTCCCACCATGGAACTCTGAAACGACATGAGAGAATCCACacaggagagaaaccctatgaatgtaaagaaTGTAGCAAGACTTTTTCCCAGTATGGAAGTCTGAAAGAGCACCAGAGAACCCACAGACGAGAGAAACCCTACGAATGCAGTGAGTGTAGGAAAACATTCTCATGGCGCGGAAGCCTGAAAGCGCATCAGAGAACTCACACGGGAGAGAAGCCTTACGAGTGTAAAGAGTGTTTGAAAACTTTCTCCCGCCTTGGAAGTCTGAAATGGCATCAGAAAATCCACacaggagagaaaccctatgaatgtacaGAATGTAAGAAAACTTTTTCCCTTCCTGGAATTCTAAAAGTTCATCAGGCAATCCACAAGGAAATGAAATCCTATGAATGTAAAGAGTGTAGAAAGACTTTTCCTTGCAACAGTTACCTCGTCAGACACCAGAGTATTCACAGCGTAGAGAAATCCTACGAATGTAAGGAATGTAGGAAAACTTTCTCCCACCACGGAACTCTGAAACGACATCAGAGTATCCACacaggagagaaaccctatgagtgtAAAGAATGTAGCAAGACTTTTTCCCGTCAGGAATATTTGAAAGAGCACCAGATAACCCACAGAGGAGAGAAACCCTACGAATGCAGTGAGTGCAGGAAAACATTCTCATGGCGCGGAAGTCTGAAAGCGCATCAGAGAACTCACACAGGAGTGAAACCCTACGAGTGTAAAGAGTGTTTGAAAACTTTCACCCGACATGGAAGTCTGAAATGGCATCAGAAAATCCACACACGAGAGAAAACCTATGTAATGTTAAGAAATCAGGAAGACATTTTCTTACAATTAAATTTGCATCAGATACAGTAG